One stretch of Muribaculum intestinale DNA includes these proteins:
- a CDS encoding acyl-CoA thioesterase gives MKPEIILPTPLNPRVPAPTQPFRTVLPLQIRFNDIDLLGHVNNEMYFAYMDLGKMRYFQEMMDDKLDWRAINTVVANVNCDFYAPTTIDEQICVITAITHIGESSFRLEQRIVDIDTGDVKCIGRTVMVTIDPATGHSVPVDPDWVRRVSEFEGREYR, from the coding sequence ATGAAACCTGAAATAATACTTCCTACTCCGCTTAATCCGCGAGTGCCTGCACCGACACAGCCGTTCCGTACCGTGCTGCCGTTGCAGATACGATTCAACGATATAGACCTGCTCGGACATGTCAACAACGAGATGTATTTTGCCTATATGGATCTTGGCAAGATGCGTTACTTTCAGGAGATGATGGACGACAAGCTCGACTGGCGCGCCATCAATACTGTAGTAGCCAATGTCAACTGCGATTTTTATGCGCCCACCACTATCGACGAGCAGATATGTGTGATAACAGCCATCACCCATATCGGGGAGTCGAGTTTCCGTCTGGAGCAGAGAATCGTGGATATAGACACCGGCGACGTTAAGTGTATCGGACGTACCGTGATGGTGACAATCGACCCTGCTACCGGCCACTCTGTCCCTGTCGATCCCGACTGGGTAAGACGTGTGTCGGAATTTGAAGGCCGGGAATACCGCTGA
- a CDS encoding S-adenosylmethionine:tRNA ribosyltransferase-isomerase: protein MAIDPHSLHIADFNYTLPDELIAKHPLAERDRCRLLVRRGDGEIEEHEFLELPGLLPSDAMLVYNNTRVINARLRFRKGDNGNGALIEVFCLEPASPSDYAISFASTSGCSWICFVGNSKRWKDGAIRRRLNIGGQEVVLSATRVARDGNASEVRFDWDNPDVTFSQIIESAGEIPIPPYLNRGTEESDSTDYQTVYSRIEGSVAAPTAGLHFTPAVLDAVDRRGIPRRELTLHVGAGTFQPVKSDTVGEHGMHSEFISVPRDLIAELADTERRVVAVGTTSVRTLESLYHAGCLVYEGKWQGEVPQWYPYESSHPRLGRREALKALLDYVDGTDASRFIASTRIIIAPGYTYRVVAGMVTNFHQPQSTLLLLVSAFVDGHWREMYDFALARGFRFLSYGDASLLLTE from the coding sequence ATGGCTATCGATCCGCATTCGCTTCATATCGCTGACTTTAACTATACGTTGCCCGACGAGCTGATTGCAAAACATCCGCTTGCCGAGCGCGACCGTTGCCGATTGCTTGTGCGCAGAGGCGACGGAGAAATCGAAGAGCATGAATTCTTGGAACTCCCCGGTCTTCTTCCCTCTGATGCAATGCTTGTCTACAATAACACGCGGGTAATCAATGCTCGTCTTAGATTCCGCAAAGGCGACAACGGCAACGGAGCGCTTATCGAGGTATTCTGTCTTGAGCCGGCCTCGCCGTCGGACTATGCTATCAGTTTCGCCTCGACATCGGGTTGTTCATGGATATGTTTCGTAGGCAACTCGAAGCGGTGGAAAGACGGGGCGATACGGCGGCGTCTGAATATCGGGGGACAGGAGGTGGTGCTCAGCGCTACACGCGTGGCTCGCGACGGCAATGCCTCGGAGGTGCGCTTTGACTGGGATAATCCCGATGTCACATTCTCCCAGATTATAGAGTCGGCGGGAGAGATACCCATCCCCCCTTATCTCAATCGCGGCACCGAAGAGAGCGACTCTACCGATTATCAGACAGTATACAGCCGTATCGAGGGCTCGGTCGCCGCGCCTACCGCCGGGCTTCACTTTACTCCTGCTGTGCTGGATGCTGTAGACAGGCGTGGAATACCCCGCCGGGAGCTTACGCTGCATGTAGGAGCCGGCACTTTCCAGCCGGTCAAGAGCGATACTGTCGGAGAGCACGGTATGCACAGTGAGTTTATATCCGTACCGCGTGATCTTATTGCCGAGCTTGCCGATACCGAGCGACGTGTGGTGGCGGTAGGCACTACCTCCGTACGTACGCTTGAAAGCCTGTACCATGCAGGATGTCTTGTGTATGAGGGCAAATGGCAGGGTGAGGTGCCCCAGTGGTATCCCTACGAAAGCTCGCATCCTCGCCTGGGACGCCGAGAGGCTCTTAAAGCTCTTCTTGATTATGTCGACGGGACGGATGCGTCGCGTTTTATAGCATCGACGCGCATCATTATAGCTCCGGGATATACCTATCGGGTAGTAGCGGGGATGGTGACAAATTTTCATCAGCCACAGTCAACGCTTCTGCTGCTTGTGTCGGCATTTGTCGACGGACACTGGCGTGAGATGTACGATTTCGCATTGGCCCGGGGATTTCGCTTTCTCAGCTATGGAGACGCCTCGTTGCTGCTGACAGAGTGA
- a CDS encoding FAD:protein FMN transferase: MKTKLSILALAVITLFSWAFVGCNSPKPYRTCEGIIWSTTYHVTYASNALLDDSIRTVMQQVDHSVSAFNPRSIISAINRNDTSAVADTILRRVFEESIRINRFSHGAFDPTVGPLVDLWGFGPSNATHSDSIQAPSKAAIDSVLMLVGMADCELLSDGHVRKKHPGTQFNFSAIAKGYACDLVAAMLERNGVENYMVEIGGEINVKGESQMGQQWRVMIDAPIPSTDSIIHTGTAIIRLTDDGVATSGNYRNFHKTDVGTVGHTISPVTGHPVTTRVLSVTILAPDCITADALATACMVMPMDSARAMLNDIPEAAGLFVTTDSDGLWELHPTRGFPLLVR, encoded by the coding sequence ATGAAAACGAAACTTTCAATTCTGGCTCTTGCCGTCATTACATTGTTTTCCTGGGCGTTTGTGGGTTGCAACTCACCGAAGCCCTACCGTACATGCGAGGGTATAATATGGTCTACTACCTATCATGTGACCTATGCGTCCAACGCTTTGCTCGATGACAGTATAAGGACAGTGATGCAGCAGGTAGACCATTCGGTATCGGCATTTAATCCGCGATCGATAATTTCTGCCATAAACCGTAATGATACTTCGGCAGTGGCCGATACCATCCTGCGCAGGGTGTTTGAAGAGTCGATACGTATCAACAGGTTCAGCCACGGCGCGTTTGACCCCACAGTGGGTCCGCTTGTGGATTTATGGGGGTTCGGGCCGTCGAATGCCACACATTCCGACAGTATACAGGCTCCGTCGAAAGCAGCCATAGACAGTGTGCTCATGCTTGTAGGTATGGCCGACTGCGAATTGCTTTCTGACGGACATGTGCGCAAGAAGCACCCCGGCACACAATTTAATTTCTCTGCAATAGCCAAAGGATATGCCTGCGACCTTGTAGCCGCGATGCTCGAACGTAACGGGGTGGAAAACTATATGGTGGAGATAGGCGGAGAGATAAATGTAAAGGGAGAGAGCCAGATGGGGCAGCAATGGCGTGTGATGATTGATGCGCCTATCCCCAGCACCGATTCTATAATTCATACGGGTACGGCTATCATACGTCTGACCGACGACGGTGTGGCCACATCAGGCAACTATCGTAATTTCCACAAGACAGATGTAGGTACGGTAGGGCATACTATAAGCCCGGTCACCGGACATCCGGTCACTACCAGAGTGTTGAGCGTCACTATCCTTGCTCCTGACTGCATTACTGCCGATGCCCTTGCTACGGCTTGTATGGTTATGCCGATGGACAGTGCCCGCGCTATGCTCAACGATATTCCGGAGGCTGCCGGTCTGTTTGTGACTACTGACAGCGACGGACTATGGGAGTTGCATCCCACGCGCGGATTCCCACTCCTTGTGCGATAA
- a CDS encoding ribonuclease HII produces MDSYNKTQHNSLPQPLPACFIAGRLEAGCDEAGRGCLAGPVYAAAVILPDNFSHPWLNDSKQLTEARRDKMREIIETNAAAWAVASVSAEEIDRINILQASILAMHRALDMLAPRPGAVIVDGNRFTPYGTLPCTTFVKGDGRFANIAAASILAKTHRDQEMKRLHALHPQYGWAVNKGYPTKAHRAAIAEYGPSPFHRMSFRLLDTQLTLF; encoded by the coding sequence ATGGATTCATACAATAAAACACAACACAACAGCCTGCCTCAGCCACTCCCAGCCTGCTTTATAGCAGGACGTCTTGAGGCCGGATGCGACGAAGCCGGGCGAGGATGCCTTGCAGGACCGGTATATGCAGCCGCAGTAATACTTCCCGACAATTTCAGCCATCCCTGGCTAAACGACTCCAAGCAACTGACAGAAGCCCGCCGCGACAAAATGCGCGAGATAATCGAAACTAATGCCGCCGCATGGGCCGTAGCATCGGTTAGCGCCGAAGAAATCGACCGCATAAACATATTGCAGGCATCAATACTCGCCATGCACCGTGCTCTTGACATGCTTGCCCCACGGCCCGGCGCGGTCATTGTCGATGGCAACCGTTTTACACCCTATGGCACACTGCCATGCACGACATTCGTGAAAGGTGACGGCAGGTTTGCCAACATCGCCGCAGCCTCGATTCTTGCAAAGACCCACCGCGACCAGGAGATGAAGCGACTGCATGCGCTACATCCCCAGTATGGCTGGGCTGTAAACAAAGGATATCCGACAAAAGCCCACAGAGCAGCAATTGCGGAATACGGTCCGTCGCCATTCCACCGAATGTCATTCCGGCTGCTCGACACACAGCTGACCCTATTCTGA
- a CDS encoding response regulator transcription factor — translation MTDRATHSISNSNSQGSKIMIADEDLLACDLMQYSLENEGYKVEVCHSAKEAMEKNLSGYSLFIIDMNLDDSTGIKLAYHLKQNKATARIPLIFCSSPDGDVIGGLDFGADDYILKPFSMREMAARVNALLRRSRLGSAQEKHDKPTMVSHNTLTVNLRERTTFIDSQPVKLGRDEYSLLVFLISHKNKIFDADEIYDNAWPEKDTVSEVYISNVLDRLRAKLGRYSHYLVTRYGYGYGFIQ, via the coding sequence ATGACAGACAGAGCCACACACAGCATATCCAATTCCAACTCACAGGGAAGTAAGATAATGATTGCCGACGAGGATCTTCTCGCCTGTGACCTCATGCAGTACTCGCTCGAAAATGAAGGCTATAAAGTAGAGGTGTGCCATTCGGCCAAAGAAGCCATGGAGAAAAACCTATCCGGCTACAGCCTGTTTATAATCGACATGAATCTTGACGACTCGACAGGTATAAAACTCGCATACCACCTCAAGCAGAACAAGGCCACGGCACGCATACCGCTGATTTTCTGTTCATCGCCCGATGGCGATGTAATCGGAGGCCTTGACTTCGGAGCCGACGACTATATACTGAAGCCGTTCTCCATGCGTGAGATGGCTGCACGCGTCAACGCCTTGTTGCGACGCAGCCGCCTCGGCTCCGCACAAGAGAAACATGATAAACCGACAATGGTAAGCCACAACACACTTACCGTAAACCTCCGCGAACGCACTACCTTCATCGACAGTCAGCCAGTAAAACTCGGACGCGACGAATACAGTCTGCTTGTATTCCTGATAAGCCACAAAAACAAGATATTCGATGCCGATGAGATATACGACAACGCATGGCCGGAAAAAGATACGGTAAGCGAGGTGTATATCAGCAATGTACTCGACCGTCTGCGGGCCAAACTCGGCCGCTATTCCCACTATCTCGTGACACGTTATGGCTACGGATATGGATTCATACAATAA
- a CDS encoding Na/Pi cotransporter family protein, with translation MNYTLLDFFALLGSVGLFLYGMKVMSEGLQKAAGDRLRNILSAMTRNRFTGLLTGILITALIQSSSASTVMVVSFVNAGLMTLGQSMAVIFGANVGTTFTAWIIALFGFKVDTSVFILPLIACAVPLLFCNSSRKKSLGEFIIGFSFLFMGLNMISDYVPDLQSNPEMFAFLEHYASMGFLSVLLFLFVGVILTAIIQSSAATFAIVLIMCTKGWITFDLACAVVLGSNIGTTITPLLASMSGNVAAKRTAMGHLLFNLFGILWTLAVFYPFVRLNVDITQWLGQGNPESMFSFVNNLEATDPQTYNLLVGNSLPAEHPVLLQVAQMQFSVSFGLSMFHTVFNLVNVVIMIWLTGLYVKIVEKLVPAKHKEDEEFQLKFISGGLLSASELNIAQAEKELVVYAQRVQRMIDMAEQLVHAKEKSEEFSQLYSRLEKYEEISDRMEIEIANYLNRCAEGRLSNEGKLHIAAMLNIVSEIESIADCCFGCAKILIRKQESGVEFHDSILANIDTMFTYVKEAMSDMLVILSDVEKVREVDIIRSYNKEREINNLRNQYRAKNVENINNQVYEYQAGIYYMDIINDLEKMGDYVINVVDTIRDHFRKHSA, from the coding sequence ATGAACTATACACTTTTAGACTTTTTCGCTCTTCTCGGCTCAGTAGGCCTGTTCCTCTACGGAATGAAGGTAATGAGCGAAGGCCTCCAGAAAGCAGCAGGCGACCGTCTGCGCAACATTCTGTCGGCCATGACCCGCAACCGGTTCACAGGACTGCTTACCGGCATCCTTATTACAGCCCTCATCCAAAGTTCGTCGGCATCGACGGTGATGGTGGTAAGTTTTGTCAACGCGGGGCTTATGACCCTCGGCCAGTCAATGGCCGTAATATTCGGCGCCAATGTCGGCACGACTTTTACGGCCTGGATTATAGCACTGTTCGGATTTAAAGTCGACACGTCGGTATTCATTCTCCCGCTTATAGCATGCGCGGTGCCACTCCTGTTCTGCAACTCATCGCGCAAGAAATCATTGGGCGAGTTCATAATCGGATTCTCATTCCTTTTCATGGGCCTTAACATGATCAGCGATTATGTGCCCGACCTGCAGAGCAACCCCGAGATGTTTGCATTCCTGGAGCACTATGCATCGATGGGATTCCTTTCGGTACTGCTGTTCCTGTTTGTCGGCGTCATCCTTACAGCCATCATCCAGTCGTCAGCGGCCACATTTGCCATCGTGCTGATTATGTGTACTAAAGGCTGGATTACTTTCGACCTCGCATGTGCTGTCGTGCTCGGCTCCAACATCGGTACAACCATCACCCCACTTCTTGCCTCAATGAGCGGTAACGTAGCCGCCAAGCGCACCGCGATGGGCCACCTGCTCTTCAACCTCTTCGGTATACTATGGACACTCGCTGTATTCTATCCTTTTGTGCGCCTCAATGTCGACATTACCCAATGGCTCGGGCAGGGCAATCCAGAGAGCATGTTCAGTTTTGTCAATAACCTTGAGGCCACCGACCCGCAGACATACAATCTACTTGTCGGCAACTCGCTCCCTGCCGAGCATCCCGTATTGTTGCAGGTTGCACAAATGCAGTTCAGCGTATCGTTCGGCCTGTCGATGTTCCATACCGTATTCAACCTCGTCAACGTGGTTATCATGATATGGCTCACCGGACTTTATGTGAAAATTGTCGAGAAGCTCGTGCCGGCCAAGCACAAGGAAGACGAGGAATTCCAGCTCAAGTTCATCTCAGGAGGTCTACTCAGTGCGTCGGAACTCAACATCGCCCAGGCCGAGAAAGAGCTTGTCGTATATGCTCAGCGCGTACAGCGCATGATTGACATGGCCGAACAGCTCGTCCATGCAAAAGAAAAAAGCGAGGAATTCTCACAACTATACTCCCGTTTGGAAAAATACGAGGAGATTTCCGACCGCATGGAAATCGAGATTGCCAATTACCTCAACCGTTGTGCCGAAGGTCGTCTCTCCAACGAAGGCAAGCTGCATATAGCTGCCATGCTCAATATCGTGAGCGAAATCGAGAGCATCGCCGACTGCTGCTTCGGATGCGCCAAGATACTAATCCGCAAGCAGGAGAGCGGCGTAGAGTTCCACGACTCGATTCTCGCCAATATAGACACAATGTTCACATATGTCAAGGAGGCGATGTCCGATATGCTCGTAATCCTCAGCGACGTAGAGAAAGTTCGCGAGGTCGATATAATACGCTCGTACAACAAGGAGCGCGAAATCAACAACCTGCGCAACCAGTACAGAGCCAAGAATGTCGAGAACATAAACAACCAGGTTTACGAATACCAGGCCGGCATCTACTATATGGATATCATCAACGACCTGGAAAAGATGGGCGACTATGTAATCAATGTCGTCGACACCATCCGCGACCATTTCCGCAAGCACTCAGCCTGA
- a CDS encoding linear amide C-N hydrolase encodes MKHRIMLIGAAIAALLSSASDADACSRVLYVGDTTVSNPDSVLRIVGRSLDWKTPIPTNIYVYPAGMSKIGNPAPNSVKWTSKYGAVYAVGYDGGITEGMNEKGLVVNSLFCRGAVYNNESNRDMPSMSLALFPGWLLDMNATTDEVIEVLRNRNFSIGGATFDGGTVSALHWGITDATGKSAIVEFDKGEINIYEGQDIPVLTNLPSFPVINAINDYWVEIGGVHMLPGTVTSPDRFVRGSFFNKNVVHTNDFREGFAIIRSIMANVSVPFHYTVETSPEVSSTQWRSYSDIRDRLYGFEVVDNLGVFYVDLKKVDLRPGAPVLRLDVSKTYDVVGDATHLLKKHAPFKPMY; translated from the coding sequence ATGAAACATCGTATTATGCTCATTGGTGCAGCCATCGCGGCCCTCCTTTCCTCGGCTTCGGATGCCGATGCATGTTCCCGTGTACTTTACGTGGGCGATACTACAGTAAGCAATCCCGACAGTGTGTTGCGTATAGTAGGACGTTCGCTTGACTGGAAAACCCCTATTCCTACCAATATATATGTATATCCGGCCGGAATGTCGAAGATTGGCAATCCGGCTCCCAATTCCGTCAAGTGGACTTCAAAATACGGTGCCGTATATGCTGTGGGCTATGACGGAGGCATTACCGAGGGTATGAATGAGAAGGGGCTTGTGGTCAACTCTCTGTTTTGCCGCGGTGCGGTATACAACAATGAGTCGAACCGGGATATGCCGTCGATGTCGCTGGCCTTATTCCCCGGATGGCTGCTTGACATGAACGCTACCACTGACGAGGTGATAGAGGTGTTGCGCAACCGTAACTTTTCCATCGGAGGCGCCACTTTTGACGGCGGAACTGTGTCGGCACTGCACTGGGGTATAACCGATGCCACCGGCAAGAGCGCCATAGTGGAGTTTGACAAAGGTGAGATAAATATATACGAAGGACAGGATATCCCCGTCTTGACCAATCTGCCGAGTTTCCCGGTCATCAACGCCATTAACGACTATTGGGTGGAAATCGGCGGGGTGCATATGCTGCCGGGCACTGTCACCAGCCCCGACCGATTCGTGCGAGGGTCGTTCTTCAATAAGAATGTCGTTCACACCAATGATTTCCGCGAGGGATTCGCGATTATACGTTCGATAATGGCCAATGTTTCGGTGCCGTTCCACTATACGGTGGAGACATCGCCTGAGGTGTCATCGACACAATGGCGCTCATATTCAGATATCCGCGACAGACTTTATGGTTTTGAGGTAGTGGACAACCTTGGAGTTTTTTATGTCGATCTCAAGAAGGTCGATTTGCGTCCGGGCGCTCCGGTGCTGCGCCTTGATGTGAGCAAGACATACGATGTGGTTGGCGACGCCACTCATCTGCTTAAAAAGCATGCTCCGTTCAAGCCGATGTATTGA
- a CDS encoding DUF4421 domain-containing protein, with translation MLHRIVLGIVALWSVALVVGPDICASEVVAAGDTVQREMDVQCADTLERKCGHPLWGPEYYRQNWVKQLFANGFRINEPGINYPKFMRFCLNVYNWGDRTFNSYDPEYVVGTGKNWKLYLNSHNWAQSYALFFPENLNVRMLSNVYSDLGPSINFMAVGLSYTFNANELFGHPVAQRRNFDWNFTCALFTFRYTRQSTGGGVTIMNFGKYNDGHHISQDFNDIRQKSTTIDGYYFFNHRRYSHAAAYCYSKYQLKSAGTLICGINYERQDVGINFSSLPADMLEYVPEGRMDYKFNYADYNIIVGYGYNCVLTPRKWLFNITALPSIGYKHVFRESSDGRKDMFATNMKLLFSFVYNYKALFSSLTGRFDGAFYLGEAYTFFNSNMSLSLTVGARF, from the coding sequence ATGCTTCATCGTATAGTTCTTGGCATTGTCGCGTTGTGGTCGGTAGCTCTGGTTGTCGGTCCCGATATCTGTGCTTCAGAGGTTGTTGCTGCGGGCGATACCGTGCAGCGCGAGATGGATGTGCAATGTGCCGATACTCTTGAGCGTAAATGCGGGCATCCTTTATGGGGGCCTGAATACTATCGGCAGAATTGGGTGAAGCAGCTGTTTGCCAACGGATTCAGAATAAATGAGCCGGGTATCAATTATCCTAAGTTCATGAGATTTTGCCTCAATGTGTACAATTGGGGCGACCGTACGTTCAACAGTTATGACCCGGAGTATGTGGTAGGTACGGGAAAGAACTGGAAACTATATCTCAACAGTCACAACTGGGCTCAGAGTTATGCTCTGTTTTTTCCGGAGAATCTCAATGTGCGTATGCTCAGCAATGTCTACAGCGACCTTGGTCCGAGTATCAATTTCATGGCTGTGGGTCTAAGTTATACATTCAATGCCAATGAGCTTTTCGGGCACCCCGTGGCCCAGCGGCGCAATTTTGACTGGAACTTTACCTGTGCGCTGTTTACATTCCGGTATACGCGGCAGTCGACAGGCGGCGGCGTGACTATAATGAACTTCGGCAAGTATAATGACGGACATCATATATCGCAGGATTTCAATGATATCCGCCAAAAATCAACCACAATCGACGGATATTACTTCTTCAATCACCGACGATATTCACATGCCGCGGCATATTGCTACAGCAAGTATCAGCTCAAAAGCGCCGGCACACTTATATGCGGCATCAATTACGAGCGCCAGGATGTCGGCATCAATTTCAGTTCTCTTCCTGCGGATATGCTTGAGTATGTGCCTGAAGGGCGCATGGACTATAAGTTCAACTATGCCGACTATAATATTATAGTCGGGTATGGCTACAACTGCGTGCTTACTCCGCGAAAGTGGCTGTTCAATATCACAGCACTCCCATCTATAGGATACAAGCATGTGTTCCGCGAGAGTTCCGACGGACGTAAGGACATGTTTGCTACCAATATGAAACTGTTGTTCTCGTTTGTCTACAACTACAAGGCTCTTTTTTCATCGCTGACAGGGCGCTTTGACGGTGCGTTCTATCTTGGAGAGGCGTATACATTCTTCAATTCCAACATGTCTCTTTCTCTTACAGTGGGCGCGCGATTCTGA
- a CDS encoding LTA synthase family protein produces the protein MAQIRRISCNIWIATLWQCAVAFVLLWLSRVVFMVYDCKLSGADVGYMCRLMWQGIPFDLSAWAYFNALFVVMRFIPAPFVASRGWLLATDVVYIITNSLLLCINIADVAMFPFQGSRMRFAAIKSFFTDSNLGGIFLSYSVEYWWAFAMATAIVLFMIWLYRRVRPAGLPKARTSILTGLMRGGVFIAVAAVVVVCMRGRLSVIGKGLKPADAARGVERLDDMNVVLNTPFNIIHSLKDRPLEVPEYFTEEELAAIRPDYEVVQGDGRDMSRRNVMLIVIESGGQHWIDRLNNARDAAPRGLMPFLDSLASESLVVRYNFTTGRRSNEGLTAILGGFPMFEPFIYMGSPYESNTVDAMPALLRRKGYATKYYCGSNHGSFAIDQMAMMMGMQSVADRETYADDRDFDGVWGIYDHAMARYVASDLSDISAPWMACWFTLSSHAPFRVPEYWRTDGYLSPAGSMERSMEYVDRSLSYFFETARRQPWYDNTLFVITGDHGCRDLHGTVYDTPWLYSSIPMIIYDPSGEIASPGEINDRVMSQVDTGATILGLLGYDEPYVSMGRDILHMSSAELHYAIYKGNNVYHIISPRLVVKWDGIGDIPLAVYDVTVDDSLEHPVDIAYDMDMAVMADSMITYAKAYLQDFTQRLVSDRLHR, from the coding sequence ATGGCACAGATTCGACGTATTTCGTGTAATATATGGATTGCCACACTGTGGCAGTGTGCGGTGGCTTTTGTGCTGCTATGGCTGTCGCGTGTGGTGTTTATGGTCTATGACTGTAAACTTTCCGGGGCGGATGTCGGATATATGTGCCGGCTCATGTGGCAGGGTATACCGTTTGATCTCTCGGCATGGGCATATTTCAATGCACTGTTTGTGGTGATGAGGTTTATTCCGGCGCCGTTCGTTGCATCGCGAGGCTGGTTGCTGGCTACGGATGTTGTCTATATCATAACCAACAGTCTGTTGCTCTGTATCAATATAGCCGATGTAGCCATGTTCCCGTTTCAAGGATCGCGTATGCGCTTTGCGGCAATAAAGAGCTTCTTTACCGATTCAAATCTCGGAGGTATATTTCTGTCATACTCGGTTGAATACTGGTGGGCATTTGCCATGGCGACAGCCATTGTTCTGTTTATGATATGGTTGTACCGTAGGGTGCGTCCTGCCGGACTACCGAAGGCCCGTACCAGTATCCTTACGGGATTGATGCGTGGAGGAGTGTTTATAGCAGTAGCCGCCGTGGTGGTAGTATGCATGCGCGGACGTCTCAGTGTCATAGGCAAGGGGCTTAAGCCTGCCGATGCGGCCCGAGGGGTGGAGCGACTCGACGATATGAATGTTGTGCTGAACACCCCGTTTAACATTATCCACTCGCTTAAGGACCGTCCGCTGGAGGTTCCGGAATATTTCACTGAGGAGGAGCTTGCCGCGATTCGTCCCGATTATGAAGTAGTTCAGGGCGACGGACGTGATATGTCACGCAGAAATGTCATGCTTATCGTGATTGAAAGCGGCGGACAGCATTGGATTGACCGTCTGAACAATGCCCGGGATGCCGCTCCCCGCGGACTTATGCCGTTTCTTGACTCTCTGGCGTCGGAGTCGCTGGTAGTACGCTACAATTTTACCACCGGGCGCCGTAGCAACGAGGGGCTTACCGCAATTCTCGGCGGATTCCCGATGTTTGAGCCGTTCATCTATATGGGTTCGCCGTATGAGAGCAACACTGTCGATGCTATGCCGGCCCTGCTACGCCGTAAGGGTTACGCCACAAAATATTATTGCGGAAGCAATCATGGCTCGTTTGCTATCGACCAGATGGCTATGATGATGGGTATGCAGAGTGTGGCCGACAGGGAGACTTATGCCGACGACCGCGATTTCGATGGAGTGTGGGGCATATATGACCATGCAATGGCCCGGTATGTGGCTTCTGACCTGTCGGATATTTCCGCGCCATGGATGGCCTGTTGGTTTACATTGTCGAGCCATGCCCCGTTTCGAGTGCCGGAATATTGGCGTACTGACGGATATCTGAGCCCGGCAGGCTCTATGGAGAGGTCGATGGAATATGTCGACCGCTCGCTGAGTTATTTCTTTGAGACCGCCCGTAGGCAGCCTTGGTACGACAATACGCTGTTTGTGATTACCGGCGACCATGGTTGCCGCGACTTGCATGGTACTGTATATGACACGCCATGGCTGTACTCTTCAATACCGATGATTATTTACGATCCGTCGGGAGAGATTGCATCGCCCGGCGAGATTAACGACAGGGTGATGTCGCAGGTCGACACGGGAGCTACGATACTCGGACTCCTCGGATACGACGAGCCTTATGTGTCAATGGGACGCGATATCCTCCATATGTCTTCTGCCGAACTGCATTATGCCATATATAAAGGTAATAATGTGTATCATATAATATCGCCACGGCTTGTTGTCAAGTGGGACGGCATCGGGGATATACCGCTGGCTGTATACGACGTTACTGTCGATGATTCGCTTGAGCATCCTGTTGATATCGCCTACGACATGGATATGGCGGTCATGGCCGATTCGATGATTACTTATGCGAAGGCATATCTGCAGGATTTCACACAGAGGCTTGTCTCCGACCGTCTGCACCGATAA
- a CDS encoding winged helix-turn-helix domain-containing protein yields the protein MNIDTIGYNAGLVWNALNEVEAIGLVQLRKVTKLKDKELMLALGWLAREDKLVISEDENGKNIIVSLAQG from the coding sequence ATGAACATCGACACTATCGGCTACAATGCCGGACTCGTATGGAATGCACTTAACGAGGTTGAGGCCATCGGACTGGTACAGCTTCGCAAAGTAACAAAACTTAAGGACAAGGAGCTGATGCTCGCCCTCGGATGGCTCGCACGCGAAGACAAGCTCGTCATCTCTGAAGATGAGAACGGCAAGAATATCATCGTATCTCTTGCTCAGGGATAA